In the genome of Paramisgurnus dabryanus chromosome 18, PD_genome_1.1, whole genome shotgun sequence, one region contains:
- the mrpl22 gene encoding large ribosomal subunit protein uL22m translates to MAASAVTWAGLTAVRRFCGQINSRLLGASSTLSQVSCLHTSTQFNGRHWERKNLILYPPQQKDEPPRPAEVFHCRRQIKYSKDKMWYLAKLIKGMTIDQALAQLEFNDKKGAKIIREVLLEAQEMAVRNHNLEYKSNLYIADSFSGKGKYLKRIRYHGRGMFGIMDKVHCHYFVKLVEGVSPKVEQKTGFDQAKEYVEGLRNRTIIYSL, encoded by the exons ATGGCGGCGTCCGCAGTGACATGGGCTG GATTGACCGCAGTCCGACGTTTTTGTGGACAAATTAACTCTAG GTTGCTTGGTGCTTCATCTACTCTATCGCAGGTGTCATGTCTTCATACAAGCACACAGTTCAACGGAAGACACTGGGAGAGGAAAAATCTCATTTTATATCCACCACAACAGAAAGATGAACCACCCAGACCAGCT GAGGTTTTTCACTGCAGACGTCAAATTAAATACAGCAAAGACAAGATGTGGTACTTGGCAAAGCTG ATCAAAGGTATGACCATTGACCAAGCACTTGCTCAGCTGGAGTTCAATGACAAGAAAGGAGCTAAAATAATCAGAGAG GTTCTTCTGGAAGCCCAGGAAATGGCTGTTAGGAATCACAACCTTGAATACAAATCAAATCTGTATATTG CTGACTCTTTCTCGGGCAAGGGAAAGTACCTGAAGCGCATTCGTTATCATGGTCGTGGTATGTTCGGTATCATGGACAAAGTGCACTGCCATTATTTTGTAAAGCTTGTCGAGGGGGTGTCACCCAAAGTCGAACAGAAGACAGGATTTGACCAGGCCAAAGAGTACGTGGAGGGGCTGAGAAACAGAAccattatttactcattatAG